In Methylovirgula sp., a single genomic region encodes these proteins:
- a CDS encoding SDR family oxidoreductase, with protein sequence MNIEGSVALVTGANRGLGKVLVEQLRACGAKKIYAGARDPSKVAHSGVEPVKLDITSAADVEAAAKALSDVTLVINNAGVASFSSLADDGSLEIARKAMETNYFGTLRVANAFAPILAKNGGGALVNMLSVLTWITYPSLAAYCASKSAAWALTNALRQELKAQGTLVVGVHAGLIDTDMAAGVEAPKVTPEQVAKAILDGVAAGHEEVLSDDPSRHIKAALSNQPGPYL encoded by the coding sequence ATGAATATCGAAGGATCGGTCGCGTTGGTCACGGGCGCCAACCGCGGCCTTGGCAAAGTCTTGGTTGAGCAATTGCGCGCGTGCGGCGCCAAGAAAATCTACGCTGGAGCGCGCGACCCGTCGAAGGTCGCTCATTCTGGCGTTGAGCCGGTGAAACTCGATATTACGAGTGCCGCCGACGTCGAGGCTGCGGCCAAGGCCCTGAGCGACGTCACCCTGGTCATCAACAATGCCGGCGTTGCGTCTTTTTCCTCGCTTGCCGACGACGGCTCGCTGGAGATCGCTCGAAAGGCGATGGAAACAAATTATTTCGGCACTTTACGCGTCGCCAATGCTTTCGCGCCGATCCTCGCCAAGAACGGCGGCGGCGCCCTCGTCAATATGCTCTCTGTCTTGACCTGGATCACCTATCCATCGCTTGCCGCCTATTGCGCGTCGAAATCGGCCGCCTGGGCGCTCACCAATGCCCTGCGGCAGGAATTGAAAGCGCAAGGCACGCTTGTTGTCGGGGTTCACGCCGGGTTGATCGACACCGATATGGCCGCCGGGGTCGAGGCGCCGAAGGTCACGCCGGAACAGGTCGCGAAAGCCATCCTCGATGGGGTCGCAGCGGGGCACGAGGAGGTACTTTCTGACGATCCCTCGCGCCATATCAAGGCAGCGCTTTCAAACCAACCGGGGCCTTACCTCTAG
- a CDS encoding IS5 family transposase, with protein sequence MRGSDEGSGQLFSYVDLEARVRRDHPLRVIRAIANEALGAMAADFAGLYSKVGRPSIPPERLLRAMLLQAFYSVRSERQLMERLDTDLLFRWFVGLTIDDPVWDATVFSKNRDRLLDGAIAAKFLAAVLAQPRVKRLISSDHFSVDGTLIEAWASMKSFKPKDDSGDQPPSGPGRNAEADFKGEKRSNETHASTTDPEARLYRKGPGMEAKLAFLGHALMENRCGLIVDACLTPANGHGERIAALAMIEPRADRPKAITLGADKGYDAADFVNELRTMNVRPHIAQNISGRRSTIDRRTTRHQAYSASQRIRKRIEEAFGWMKTIAGQRKTKFRGVDRVGWAFAFAAAAYNLVRLPKLIEEMTP encoded by the coding sequence ATGCGCGGCAGTGACGAAGGTTCGGGACAGCTTTTCAGTTATGTTGATCTGGAGGCGCGGGTGCGCCGTGATCATCCGTTGCGAGTGATCCGCGCGATCGCCAACGAGGCGCTCGGCGCCATGGCGGCGGATTTCGCCGGCCTCTATTCGAAGGTCGGCCGTCCGTCGATCCCGCCGGAACGGCTGCTGCGGGCGATGCTGTTGCAGGCTTTCTATTCAGTTCGCTCGGAACGCCAGTTGATGGAGCGATTGGATACCGACTTACTGTTTCGTTGGTTTGTCGGGCTCACCATCGACGATCCGGTGTGGGATGCGACGGTGTTTTCCAAGAACCGCGATCGTCTGCTCGATGGGGCGATCGCCGCGAAGTTCCTCGCCGCCGTGCTGGCCCAGCCGCGCGTCAAAAGGCTGATCTCGTCGGATCATTTCTCCGTCGATGGCACGCTGATCGAGGCTTGGGCCTCGATGAAAAGCTTCAAGCCGAAGGACGATTCAGGGGATCAGCCGCCGTCAGGTCCTGGCCGCAACGCCGAGGCGGATTTCAAGGGTGAGAAGCGCTCGAACGAGACACATGCCTCGACCACTGACCCCGAGGCCCGACTTTATCGCAAGGGGCCGGGCATGGAAGCAAAACTCGCTTTCCTCGGCCACGCCTTGATGGAGAACCGTTGCGGCCTCATCGTCGATGCCTGTCTCACGCCCGCCAACGGCCATGGCGAACGCATCGCGGCGCTGGCCATGATCGAGCCGCGCGCCGATCGGCCAAAAGCCATCACGCTCGGCGCCGACAAGGGTTATGACGCGGCCGATTTCGTCAATGAACTGCGAACCATGAATGTGCGTCCGCACATCGCGCAAAATATCAGCGGCCGGCGTTCAACCATCGACCGGCGAACAACGCGCCATCAGGCCTATTCGGCGAGCCAGCGCATTCGTAAACGGATCGAGGAGGCCTTTGGTTGGATGAAGACCATCGCCGGGCAGCGCAAGACAAAGTTTCGCGGCGTCGATCGCGTGGGCTGGGCCTTCGCCTTCGCCGCCGCAGCCTACAACCTCGTCAGACTACCGAAATTGATTGAGGAGATGACACCATGA
- a CDS encoding 50S ribosomal protein L11 methyltransferase produces the protein MQTDERLLSFQERLFEKLDGKVHSGVFKGMRVIKDASWYGGQILQKLLGVYETELSGDIERMVYNNPEVVINIGCAEGYYAVGLAKRLSTAKIYAFDIEMEALRICERAAKINSVEDRFYFQTRATRSSLEPILSKNKKTAFIVDCEGCERQIFEALSNDLLSSSMILIECHDFVDPGVTEFLEQKLFATHLLHFVTSEDRDAREVELLEDCDEEIRWDALSEGRPEQMHWLLAYPRSSG, from the coding sequence ATGCAAACCGACGAACGTCTGCTCAGTTTTCAAGAGCGTCTCTTTGAAAAGCTTGACGGAAAAGTTCATAGTGGCGTTTTCAAAGGGATGAGAGTGATAAAAGATGCAAGTTGGTACGGCGGCCAAATACTTCAAAAATTACTTGGTGTCTATGAAACGGAACTTTCTGGCGACATCGAGAGGATGGTTTATAACAACCCAGAAGTAGTAATAAATATTGGATGCGCCGAAGGTTACTACGCCGTCGGTTTGGCCAAACGACTAAGCACCGCCAAAATTTACGCTTTCGATATCGAGATGGAGGCCCTGCGCATCTGTGAAAGAGCCGCGAAAATAAATAGCGTGGAAGATCGTTTCTATTTTCAGACCCGTGCTACCCGATCCTCGTTGGAGCCAATTTTGAGCAAGAATAAGAAAACTGCTTTTATTGTCGACTGCGAAGGTTGTGAACGGCAAATCTTCGAAGCCCTTTCAAATGATCTTTTGAGTTCGTCCATGATCCTCATTGAGTGCCATGATTTTGTCGATCCAGGCGTGACAGAATTCCTAGAACAGAAACTTTTCGCAACTCATTTGCTGCATTTTGTGACCAGCGAGGATCGTGATGCGCGCGAAGTCGAGTTGTTGGAAGACTGTGACGAGGAAATTCGTTGGGACGCGCTTTCAGAAGGCCGTCCTGAACAAATGCACTGGCTTTTAGCCTATCCGCGTAGTAGCGGTTAG
- a CDS encoding UDP-glucose/GDP-mannose dehydrogenase family protein has protein sequence MKIAMVGSGYVGLVSGACFADFGHKVCCIDNDPAKIEALKSGKMPIYEPGLAELVMTNVRQNRLTFADDLSAVREAQAVFIAVGTPSRRGDGHADLTYVYQAARDIAAAINGFTVIVTKSTVPVGTGDEVERIIREVRPDAEFAVVSNPEFLREGAAIADFKRPDRIVIGVEDPRAEAVMREVYRPLYLNQAPILVTSRRTSELTKYAANAFLATKITFINEIASLCEEVGANVQEVARGIGLDNRIGSKFLHAGPGYGGSCFPKDTQALIKTAQDYGAPIRIVETVAAVNDQRKRAMARKVLAACGGNVRNKTIAVLGLTFKPNTDDMRDSPSIAIITALQDAGAKVNAFDPEGMDQARHYLDKLNYCSDPYSCCKDASALVIVTEWDAFRALDLDRVKSLLIEPILVDLRNIYSPDELRGKGFKYLSIGRPNL, from the coding sequence GTGAAAATCGCTATGGTCGGCTCAGGCTATGTGGGCCTGGTCTCGGGAGCCTGTTTCGCGGATTTCGGTCACAAGGTCTGCTGCATCGACAATGATCCCGCGAAGATCGAGGCGCTGAAGTCCGGCAAGATGCCGATCTACGAGCCCGGCCTGGCCGAACTGGTGATGACCAACGTCCGTCAGAACCGGCTGACATTCGCCGATGATCTCTCGGCTGTGCGTGAGGCCCAGGCGGTGTTCATCGCCGTCGGCACGCCGTCGCGGCGCGGCGATGGTCATGCCGATCTCACCTATGTCTATCAGGCGGCGCGCGACATTGCCGCGGCGATCAATGGCTTCACGGTCATCGTGACGAAATCCACTGTCCCGGTGGGCACCGGCGACGAGGTCGAGCGCATCATTCGCGAAGTGCGGCCGGACGCCGAATTTGCCGTCGTCTCCAATCCGGAGTTCCTGCGCGAAGGCGCTGCGATCGCCGACTTCAAGCGGCCGGATCGCATCGTCATCGGCGTCGAGGACCCGCGTGCCGAAGCCGTGATGCGTGAGGTCTATCGGCCGCTCTATCTCAACCAGGCGCCGATCCTCGTCACCAGCCGCCGCACGTCGGAACTGACCAAATATGCGGCGAACGCCTTCCTCGCGACCAAGATCACATTCATCAACGAGATTGCGAGCCTCTGCGAGGAAGTGGGCGCGAATGTGCAGGAGGTCGCGCGCGGCATCGGCCTCGACAATCGCATCGGCTCAAAATTTCTGCATGCCGGGCCCGGCTATGGTGGCTCCTGCTTCCCCAAGGACACGCAGGCCCTGATCAAGACGGCGCAGGATTATGGCGCGCCGATCCGCATCGTTGAGACGGTCGCGGCGGTGAACGACCAACGCAAGCGTGCGATGGCGCGCAAGGTGCTCGCGGCGTGCGGCGGCAACGTACGCAACAAGACGATTGCTGTGCTCGGCCTTACCTTCAAGCCCAACACCGACGACATGCGCGATTCGCCGTCGATCGCGATCATCACGGCGCTTCAAGATGCCGGCGCCAAGGTCAATGCTTTCGATCCTGAGGGTATGGACCAGGCGCGTCACTATCTGGACAAGCTGAATTATTGCAGCGACCCCTATAGCTGCTGCAAGGATGCCTCGGCGCTCGTCATCGTCACCGAATGGGATGCCTTCCGCGCGCTCGATCTCGACCGCGTCAAGTCGCTGTTGATCGAGCCAATTCTCGTCGATCTGCGCAATATCTATTCGCCGGACGAATTGCGCGGCAAGGGCTTCAAATACCTCAGCATCGGACGACCTAATCTCTAA
- a CDS encoding glycosyltransferase family 2 protein gives MIEITSQECRFIYPLALPEITVIITCYNYSKFLIAAAKSVQDQTYPNFECLVVDDCSTDDSFDKISDFIRETDDSRFRCLRLGKNLGQMGAIKAGIENSTAPFIVLMDADDLIITDFLKTHLEAHLNSSFSAALTASDTIQINEHGHILESTFHSLSKFRTHSEEDAKIKEIPTDALGNIFDNHITFKKRPASIRYIEPYAEGWNVVAMSSLMFRRDVLELIMPDNVDRLRICADFYLVTYAHSIAGTITISESLSAFRMHRKNNFSFNPILGGRHLPGHFPSEHSDLIRREIANHIVIQFDILSRVLGAARCNDMIARYGPIKNVSSAETQSSPLENGRGRKTRRGLGFFKRTFESAKS, from the coding sequence ATGATCGAAATCACTTCGCAGGAGTGCAGATTTATATATCCACTCGCTCTGCCAGAAATCACTGTCATCATAACCTGCTATAATTACTCAAAGTTTCTGATAGCAGCCGCGAAGTCTGTTCAGGATCAGACATATCCAAACTTCGAATGTTTAGTGGTCGATGACTGCTCCACCGACGACTCGTTCGACAAAATATCCGATTTTATTAGAGAGACTGACGACAGCCGATTCCGTTGCCTACGGCTCGGTAAAAACCTCGGCCAAATGGGTGCGATCAAAGCAGGCATCGAAAATAGTACAGCTCCATTCATTGTTTTAATGGACGCTGACGACCTTATTATTACAGACTTCTTGAAGACACATCTTGAAGCCCACCTAAATTCTTCATTCTCGGCCGCCTTGACGGCATCAGATACTATTCAAATAAACGAACACGGCCACATTCTTGAATCGACGTTCCATTCTTTATCAAAATTTCGCACGCACTCCGAAGAAGACGCCAAAATCAAGGAAATACCTACGGATGCGCTCGGGAATATCTTCGACAATCATATCACCTTCAAAAAACGTCCCGCGTCAATTCGCTATATCGAGCCGTATGCGGAGGGCTGGAATGTCGTCGCAATGTCATCTCTCATGTTTCGACGAGATGTGCTCGAACTGATTATGCCAGACAATGTTGATCGGCTAAGGATTTGCGCTGATTTCTATCTCGTCACTTATGCTCATAGCATAGCTGGAACAATCACGATCAGTGAATCACTGTCGGCGTTTAGAATGCACAGGAAAAATAATTTCAGCTTCAACCCAATCCTTGGGGGGCGTCACCTACCGGGCCATTTTCCATCTGAGCATTCCGATCTCATTCGTCGAGAGATAGCCAACCACATTGTAATACAATTTGACATATTAAGCCGCGTACTGGGCGCCGCGCGTTGCAACGACATGATCGCAAGATATGGGCCTATCAAAAACGTCTCAAGCGCCGAAACCCAAAGCAGCCCCCTGGAAAACGGTAGGGGGAGAAAAACCAGGCGTGGCCTTGGCTTCTTCAAAAGGACATTCGAAAGCGCCAAATCATGA
- a CDS encoding UDP-glucuronic acid decarboxylase family protein, whose protein sequence is MFLGQKRILVTGGAGFLGSHLCTHLLNEGHEVLCVDNFFTGTRGNIASLIGNERFELLRHDITFPLFVEVDEIYNLACPASPIHYQLDPVQTTKTSVLGAINTLGLAKRLKIPIMQASTSEVYGDPILHPQPESYWGNVNPVGPRSCYDEGKRCAETLFFDYHRQHKLKIKVARIFNTYGPFMRPDDGRVVSNFICQALLGREITVFGDGSQTRSFCFVTDLIDGFVRLMNSPVHLTGPINLGNPAEFSVGELAKKVITMTGSKSRIVTRPLPQDDPKQRQPDITLARQQLGWEPVVSLEQGLILTIAYFENLLKERGTKALA, encoded by the coding sequence ATGTTCCTTGGCCAAAAACGTATTCTTGTGACGGGTGGCGCTGGGTTTCTTGGAAGCCACTTATGCACGCATCTTCTTAACGAGGGCCATGAAGTCCTCTGCGTCGACAATTTTTTTACCGGCACTCGTGGCAACATTGCCAGTCTAATCGGCAATGAAAGATTCGAGCTATTACGCCACGACATCACTTTTCCGCTGTTCGTCGAAGTCGACGAAATTTACAATCTCGCCTGTCCCGCCTCACCGATCCATTATCAATTGGACCCTGTCCAGACAACGAAGACTAGCGTGCTCGGCGCCATCAATACACTCGGTCTGGCGAAGCGGCTGAAAATTCCTATCATGCAGGCGTCGACCTCGGAGGTCTACGGCGACCCCATCCTCCACCCGCAGCCCGAATCCTATTGGGGCAATGTTAATCCGGTAGGTCCCCGCTCCTGCTACGATGAAGGTAAGCGCTGCGCTGAAACTCTGTTTTTCGATTATCACCGGCAGCATAAATTGAAGATCAAGGTGGCGCGCATATTCAATACTTATGGCCCTTTTATGCGTCCTGACGACGGCCGCGTCGTCTCCAATTTCATCTGCCAAGCGTTACTCGGAAGGGAGATAACTGTCTTTGGCGACGGATCGCAGACACGCTCATTTTGTTTCGTCACCGACCTGATCGACGGTTTCGTCAGACTTATGAATTCCCCAGTTCATCTCACCGGTCCGATTAATCTTGGTAATCCCGCGGAGTTCTCAGTGGGCGAGCTGGCCAAAAAAGTCATCACCATGACCGGTTCAAAATCGAGAATCGTCACGCGGCCCCTGCCGCAAGACGATCCTAAGCAGCGTCAGCCCGACATAACACTCGCCCGGCAACAGCTTGGCTGGGAGCCCGTTGTCTCCCTTGAACAAGGCCTTATCCTCACGATCGCCTATTTCGAAAACCTCCTCAAAGAGCGGGGTACCAAGGCCCTTGCGTAG
- a CDS encoding IS66 family transposase: MTDASDPLPSDLASAHALILAQRELLANEQALRIVAESAAKVGALEIERLKLMLAKARRAQFGQSSERGRLLIEQLELAIEDLEETQAAEATRVEIAAPEAAREKRARGPRGPRKLPDDLPVERIVEPAPCSCGKCGGRRLRKLGEVVSKTLECEPRRWKIVERVREKFSCRDCEGITEAPAPSHPIPRGFAGPSLLAMVLVSKFLLHQPLNRQSDACAREGIEIDTSTLADWVGACVVALDPLVQAIRVHVLRADRIHADDTRVQVLAKLKTITGRLWTYVRDDQPFGGTDPPAAFFEYSRNRAGEHPQRHLVDYVGIMQADAYQGYNELYKLARRPAPILEAACWAHWRRHFFDLAKDGKAPIAIEAVHRMDELFEIERMINGKSPRERLAVRRELSKPLVDSLETWLSEQRARLSAKNDTTKVINYGLSRWTAFTHFLEDGRVCLSNNAAERAVRGIAVGRRNWTFAGSDEGGRRAASVYTLIETCKLNDVDPQAWLTDVLARLPDHPAKEISQLLPWAWKAARQSAQAVAA; this comes from the coding sequence GTGACAGACGCTTCCGATCCGCTTCCTTCCGACCTTGCAAGTGCCCATGCGCTGATCTTGGCGCAGCGGGAGCTTTTGGCCAATGAGCAAGCGTTGAGGATCGTCGCCGAGAGCGCGGCAAAGGTCGGCGCCTTGGAGATCGAACGCCTGAAATTGATGCTGGCGAAAGCCCGTCGGGCGCAGTTCGGCCAATCCTCGGAACGCGGCAGGCTTCTGATCGAGCAGCTTGAGCTTGCAATCGAAGATCTCGAGGAGACGCAGGCCGCCGAAGCGACAAGGGTGGAAATTGCGGCGCCGGAAGCCGCCAGGGAAAAGCGCGCCCGTGGCCCGCGGGGACCGCGTAAGCTGCCTGACGATCTACCGGTCGAACGGATCGTCGAGCCGGCCCCTTGCTCCTGCGGCAAATGTGGCGGACGGCGCCTGCGCAAGCTCGGTGAAGTCGTCTCCAAGACGCTGGAATGCGAACCGCGGCGCTGGAAAATCGTCGAGCGCGTGCGGGAGAAGTTCTCGTGCCGCGACTGCGAAGGTATTACCGAGGCGCCAGCACCCTCGCATCCGATCCCACGTGGTTTTGCCGGTCCGAGCCTGCTTGCCATGGTGCTCGTCTCCAAGTTCCTGCTGCATCAGCCGCTGAACCGTCAAAGTGATGCCTGTGCCCGCGAGGGCATCGAGATCGATACCTCGACGCTCGCCGATTGGGTCGGCGCCTGCGTCGTCGCGCTCGATCCCCTTGTTCAGGCGATCCGAGTTCATGTTCTTCGGGCAGACCGCATTCATGCCGATGACACCAGGGTTCAGGTTCTTGCGAAATTGAAGACGATCACCGGGCGATTGTGGACCTACGTTCGTGACGATCAGCCTTTTGGCGGCACTGACCCGCCAGCGGCCTTTTTTGAATACTCACGCAATCGCGCCGGAGAACATCCGCAACGGCATCTGGTCGACTATGTCGGCATCATGCAGGCGGATGCCTATCAAGGCTATAACGAGCTTTACAAGCTGGCGCGTCGGCCTGCGCCGATTCTCGAGGCGGCGTGCTGGGCGCATTGGCGGAGACACTTCTTCGATCTGGCGAAGGATGGAAAGGCGCCGATCGCGATCGAGGCCGTGCACCGCATGGATGAACTTTTTGAAATCGAGCGTATGATCAACGGCAAATCGCCTCGAGAGCGTCTCGCCGTCCGTCGTGAGCTGTCGAAGCCGCTGGTCGATAGCCTTGAGACTTGGTTGTCTGAGCAGCGTGCGCGGCTCTCTGCCAAGAATGACACAACGAAGGTCATCAATTATGGCCTCAGCCGCTGGACGGCCTTCACACACTTCCTGGAGGATGGCCGCGTTTGCCTCAGCAATAATGCCGCCGAACGCGCGGTGCGTGGAATCGCCGTCGGCCGCCGCAACTGGACATTCGCGGGCTCCGACGAAGGCGGCCGCCGTGCCGCATCGGTTTATACATTGATAGAAACCTGTAAGCTGAACGACGTCGATCCGCAGGCTTGGCTCACCGACGTCCTGGCGCGCCTCCCCGACCATCCGGCAAAGGAGATCAGCCAACTATTGCCATGGGCATGGAAAGCTGCGCGCCAATCCGCGCAGGCTGTGGCCGCCTAA
- a CDS encoding IS701 family transposase: MGYVAGLVRVLGHVDRARPLRDYCTGLLMPVERKSVEPMAAVTAPERTAAQHQSLLHFVGEGRWSDEAVLAKVQEMVLPKIEDHGPIQAWIIDDTGFPKKGRHSVGVARQYCGQLGKQDNCQVAVSLSLANRHASLPVAYQLYLPHDWADDELRRCKAHVPQEIGFKTKPEIALAQIRAAYDAGLPRGVVLMDAGYGANTELRRAIAALGLTYVAGILPNTTVWAPGTAPARPKAWSGRGRPPSLMRRDSHHQPISVKALAQSLPAKAWRTVTWREGTAEPLTSRFARLRVRAAHRDYNLSEARLEEWLLIEWPKGEAEPIKYWFSTLPEKIAFTRLVDLTKLRWRIERDYQDLKQEIGLGHFEGRGWRGFHHHATLCIASYGFLICERQTIPPSGMRPGGVFQTPCLSANQRPRGSAAAHRTSHPKLHRDHATTINGRARQTTRAMSLLCTTDQESQATKFMTQ; encoded by the coding sequence TTGGGTTACGTTGCAGGGCTGGTGAGGGTGCTCGGTCATGTGGACCGAGCTCGTCCGCTACGCGATTATTGCACCGGGCTTCTGATGCCGGTCGAACGCAAGAGCGTTGAGCCGATGGCGGCGGTGACAGCGCCGGAACGGACGGCGGCACAGCACCAATCCCTGTTGCACTTCGTGGGTGAGGGACGCTGGTCCGATGAGGCGGTTTTGGCCAAGGTGCAGGAGATGGTCCTGCCGAAGATCGAGGACCATGGACCAATCCAGGCGTGGATCATCGATGACACAGGGTTCCCCAAGAAAGGCCGGCATTCGGTCGGCGTGGCGCGGCAATATTGCGGCCAGCTGGGCAAGCAGGATAATTGTCAGGTCGCCGTCTCGCTGTCGCTGGCCAACAGGCACGCCAGCCTGCCGGTAGCTTATCAGCTCTATCTTCCGCACGACTGGGCCGACGACGAACTGCGGCGGTGCAAAGCCCATGTGCCTCAGGAGATCGGCTTCAAGACCAAGCCCGAGATCGCGCTCGCGCAAATCCGCGCGGCCTATGACGCGGGACTGCCTCGCGGCGTCGTCCTGATGGACGCTGGCTATGGCGCCAACACGGAGCTGCGCCGGGCCATTGCCGCCTTGGGCTTGACCTATGTCGCCGGCATTCTGCCCAACACCACAGTGTGGGCGCCGGGCACCGCACCGGCTCGTCCCAAGGCGTGGTCAGGCCGCGGCCGCCCACCCAGCCTGATGCGCCGCGACAGCCACCACCAACCGATCTCGGTGAAGGCGCTGGCGCAGAGCCTGCCGGCCAAAGCCTGGCGCACGGTCACATGGCGCGAAGGAACCGCCGAGCCGCTCACCTCGCGTTTCGCACGCCTGCGCGTTCGTGCCGCCCATCGCGATTACAATCTGTCCGAGGCGCGGCTTGAAGAATGGCTATTGATCGAGTGGCCCAAGGGCGAAGCTGAACCGATAAAATACTGGTTCTCGACGCTGCCGGAGAAAATCGCATTCACGCGTCTGGTTGACCTTACAAAGCTGCGTTGGCGCATCGAGCGCGATTATCAGGATCTCAAGCAGGAGATCGGCCTGGGGCACTTCGAAGGCCGCGGCTGGCGCGGCTTCCATCATCACGCGACGCTGTGCATTGCCTCCTATGGATTCCTGATCTGCGAAAGGCAGACGATTCCCCCCTCGGGCATGCGTCCCGGCGGGGTCTTCCAAACGCCTTGTCTTTCCGCCAATCAGCGACCCCGCGGCTCTGCCGCTGCGCACAGAACGTCACATCCCAAACTCCATCGCGACCATGCGACGACGATTAACGGTCGCGCTCGCCAGACAACTCGCGCGATGTCCCTGCTGTGCACGACCGATCAAGAAAGTCAGGCTACGAAATTTATGACGCAGTAA
- a CDS encoding IS5 family transposase, with protein MARRRIGQERFGFATDRDQRSSLDDLVELIDWTPIDCALRVISCAAKGEPAWPPLSLFKAMLLSIWYDLSDVKLAEALDDRGSFRRFCGFSVSEPTPERTAFVRFRKALVGHGLDRILFEEITRQLKAKAIRVKTGTLVDATIIASTSEGDGEAHWVKHKGRPAVHGFKAHVGADADTALVEELAVTPANVNDGRAGPDALPANPGEVFADSAYRGSHFAAAVRAKGGTPRIVATGMWGRDEAETSARLHAWNRPIHRIRGRIETIFGTWKRSYGLRRMRWRGLAKAAVQIHFTAIAYNMKRTLTIAAKA; from the coding sequence ATGGCACGTCGGCGCATTGGTCAGGAGAGATTTGGTTTTGCCACTGATCGCGACCAACGCTCCTCGCTGGATGATCTTGTCGAACTGATCGACTGGACGCCGATCGATTGTGCCCTGCGTGTGATTTCCTGTGCTGCCAAGGGAGAGCCGGCCTGGCCGCCACTGTCGTTGTTCAAGGCGATGCTGCTTTCAATCTGGTACGACTTGTCAGACGTCAAGCTTGCCGAGGCGCTGGATGACAGAGGCTCGTTCCGACGCTTCTGCGGATTTTCGGTTTCGGAGCCGACACCCGAGCGCACGGCTTTTGTGCGTTTCCGAAAGGCCCTTGTTGGCCATGGCTTGGACAGGATCCTGTTCGAGGAAATCACTCGTCAGCTCAAGGCAAAGGCGATCCGTGTGAAGACCGGCACGCTTGTCGATGCGACGATCATTGCCTCGACCAGCGAGGGTGACGGCGAAGCGCATTGGGTCAAACACAAGGGCAGACCGGCGGTTCATGGTTTCAAGGCCCATGTCGGCGCCGATGCCGATACTGCCCTTGTCGAGGAACTTGCCGTCACGCCTGCCAATGTCAACGATGGCAGGGCTGGCCCCGATGCTCTGCCGGCCAATCCCGGCGAGGTGTTTGCCGACAGTGCTTATCGAGGAAGCCATTTCGCGGCGGCCGTGCGTGCGAAGGGCGGGACGCCTCGTATCGTCGCCACCGGCATGTGGGGCCGTGACGAAGCCGAAACATCGGCACGCCTTCATGCCTGGAACCGGCCCATTCACCGCATCCGCGGGCGGATCGAGACGATCTTCGGGACCTGGAAACGCAGCTACGGTCTTCGACGCATGCGATGGCGAGGACTTGCCAAAGCTGCTGTGCAAATCCATTTCACCGCCATCGCCTACAATATGAAACGCACGCTCACGATCGCCGCCAAGGCTTGA
- a CDS encoding class I SAM-dependent methyltransferase, with the protein MIDLSIPGQMTENELRGIEAIAAGAPQNAQIVEIGSLFGLSSVTWASSAPLGSTVFCIDPWVREQWIIDLVETKIPNCPIFSREAFNNFTKSYKNITPLQGYSPQDFTNWRQPVDVLFDDAMHHNPFLRTNLRFWLQFMKPGAVMCGHDYCQMWPDVIAEVNLIAEELKIAVFTTETLWWMRMPNDFRPKSYNRRGHKSWQAILQP; encoded by the coding sequence ATGATCGATCTATCAATTCCCGGTCAAATGACCGAAAACGAACTACGAGGCATCGAGGCAATTGCCGCTGGCGCTCCCCAGAACGCGCAAATCGTCGAAATTGGCTCCCTCTTCGGCCTTTCCAGTGTAACGTGGGCATCATCGGCGCCGCTTGGTAGCACGGTCTTCTGCATTGATCCGTGGGTCAGGGAGCAATGGATTATCGATCTGGTCGAAACCAAAATACCTAACTGTCCCATTTTCTCCCGAGAAGCTTTCAACAATTTCACGAAAAGTTACAAAAACATTACGCCGCTTCAAGGCTATAGTCCTCAAGATTTTACAAATTGGCGGCAACCGGTTGACGTTCTATTCGACGATGCGATGCATCATAATCCGTTCTTGCGAACGAACCTGCGTTTTTGGCTTCAGTTTATGAAGCCAGGCGCGGTTATGTGCGGGCATGATTATTGCCAAATGTGGCCGGACGTCATCGCCGAAGTCAACTTAATAGCCGAAGAGCTAAAAATAGCGGTTTTTACAACTGAAACGCTTTGGTGGATGAGGATGCCGAATGATTTCCGGCCAAAGAGTTATAATCGCAGAGGGCACAAATCGTGGCAGGCAATTCTACAGCCTTAA